The Musa acuminata AAA Group cultivar baxijiao chromosome BXJ1-3, Cavendish_Baxijiao_AAA, whole genome shotgun sequence genome window below encodes:
- the LOC103980020 gene encoding WRKY transcription factor WRKY51-like isoform X1 translates to MGHLKMDGQMEVREAAAAGLRGLERVVFHLSHQQSPWDCREITDQTIAKFKKVISALNRTGHARFRRGPAQPAFSAEAEEAPAVHYHALARPPLPPAAVATLNLDPTKLEEHLNVSAAVSSAHKPPLAPSHKRKVPDHAHPPEAAKQAARRCHCSKKRYPSSVAPKLNFAHPRISSLTRSATSSACDRKDREKRTVRVPAVGSRNADFPVDEYSWRKYGQKFIKGSPYPRGYYKCSSVKGCPARKHVERAADDPSMLIVTYEGVHRHSPSRPACR, encoded by the exons ATGGGACACCTCAAGATGGACGGCCAGATGGAGGTCCGGGAGGCGGCCGCCGCAGGGCTCCGCGGCTTGGAGCGCGTCGTCTTCCATCTCTCCCACCAGCAGTCGCCGTGGGATTGCCGTGAGATCACAGACCAGACGATTGCCAAGTTCAAGAAAGTCATCTCCGCCCTGAACCGGACCGGCCATGCCCGGTTCCGCCGCGGCCCGGCTCAGCCCGCCTTCTCCGCCGAAGCAGAGGAAGCACCAGCGGTGCACTACCACGCGCTCGCTCGTCCGCCGCTGCCGCCGGCTGCGGTCGCGACCTTGAACCTAGATCCTACAAAGCTGGAGGAGCACTTGAACGTCTCGGCGGCGGTGTCGTCGGCCCATAAGCCGCCTCTGGCGCCGTCCCACAAGAGGAAGGTCCCCGACCACGCCCACCCCCCGGAGGCCGCAAAACAAGCCGCCAGGCGCTGCCACTGCTCAAAGAAAAGGTACCCCTCCTCCGTCGCGCCGAAACTTAATTTCGCGCATCCACGCATCTCCTCGCTGACACGCTCCGCGACGTCCTCTGCGTGCGACAGGAAGGACCGGGAAAAAAGGACGGTGCGCGTGCCGGCCGTCGGCTCGAGGAACGCGGACTTTCCGGTGGACGAGTACTCGTGGCGTAAGTACGGGCAAAAGTTCATCAAGGGATCCCCTTACCCGAG GGGGTACTACAAGTGCAGCAGCGTGAAGGGGTGCCCGGCGAGGAAGCACGTCGAGCGGGCGGCCGATGACCCCTCGATGCTAATCGTAACGTACGAAGGGGTGCACCGGCATTCCCCGAGCAGGCCCGCCTGTCGTTGA
- the LOC103980020 gene encoding WRKY transcription factor WRKY51-like isoform X2: MGHLKMDGQMEVREAAAAGLRGLERVVFHLSHQQSPWDCREITDQTIAKFKKVISALNRTGHARFRRGPAQPAFSAEAEEAPAVHYHALARPPLPPAAVATLNLDPTKLEEHLNVSAAVSSAHKPPLAPSHKRKVPDHAHPPEAAKQAARRCHCSKKRKDREKRTVRVPAVGSRNADFPVDEYSWRKYGQKFIKGSPYPRGYYKCSSVKGCPARKHVERAADDPSMLIVTYEGVHRHSPSRPACR, translated from the exons ATGGGACACCTCAAGATGGACGGCCAGATGGAGGTCCGGGAGGCGGCCGCCGCAGGGCTCCGCGGCTTGGAGCGCGTCGTCTTCCATCTCTCCCACCAGCAGTCGCCGTGGGATTGCCGTGAGATCACAGACCAGACGATTGCCAAGTTCAAGAAAGTCATCTCCGCCCTGAACCGGACCGGCCATGCCCGGTTCCGCCGCGGCCCGGCTCAGCCCGCCTTCTCCGCCGAAGCAGAGGAAGCACCAGCGGTGCACTACCACGCGCTCGCTCGTCCGCCGCTGCCGCCGGCTGCGGTCGCGACCTTGAACCTAGATCCTACAAAGCTGGAGGAGCACTTGAACGTCTCGGCGGCGGTGTCGTCGGCCCATAAGCCGCCTCTGGCGCCGTCCCACAAGAGGAAGGTCCCCGACCACGCCCACCCCCCGGAGGCCGCAAAACAAGCCGCCAGGCGCTGCCACTGCTCAAAGAAAAG GAAGGACCGGGAAAAAAGGACGGTGCGCGTGCCGGCCGTCGGCTCGAGGAACGCGGACTTTCCGGTGGACGAGTACTCGTGGCGTAAGTACGGGCAAAAGTTCATCAAGGGATCCCCTTACCCGAG GGGGTACTACAAGTGCAGCAGCGTGAAGGGGTGCCCGGCGAGGAAGCACGTCGAGCGGGCGGCCGATGACCCCTCGATGCTAATCGTAACGTACGAAGGGGTGCACCGGCATTCCCCGAGCAGGCCCGCCTGTCGTTGA